A window from Flavobacterium sp. 83 encodes these proteins:
- the mscL gene encoding large conductance mechanosensitive channel protein MscL — MGFFSDFKASLMKGDVLSLATAVVIGGAFGKIVGSAVDDVIMPIVGLLTGGIDFTQKFVTLDGNSYETLAAAKAAGAAVITYGNLVQAIINFIIIAFFIFVVLRAAEKAKKKEEVAPAAPAGPTQEELLTQIRDLLKK, encoded by the coding sequence ATGGGATTTTTCAGTGATTTCAAAGCATCTTTAATGAAAGGTGATGTATTGAGTTTAGCAACTGCTGTAGTTATTGGTGGTGCTTTTGGTAAAATTGTAGGTTCAGCTGTGGATGATGTTATTATGCCTATCGTTGGTTTATTAACTGGTGGAATAGATTTTACACAAAAATTTGTCACTTTAGACGGAAATAGTTACGAAACTTTGGCTGCTGCAAAAGCTGCTGGTGCTGCTGTAATTACTTATGGAAATCTGGTACAAGCTATCATTAATTTTATCATTATTGCATTCTTTATTTTTGTTGTTTTAAGAGCTGCTGAAAAAGCTAAAAAGAAAGAAGAAGTGGCACCAGCTGCTCCAGCTGGACCTACACAAGAAGAATTGCTTACTCAAATTAGAGATTTATTGAAAAAATAA
- a CDS encoding bifunctional UDP-N-acetylmuramoyl-tripeptide:D-alanyl-D-alanine ligase/alanine racemase: MSLKIQNIIPQIQAEFVGNKSSASIDAISIDSRSLQNGSQTLFFALVGTNNDAHIYIKDLIEKGVQSFVVNHIPDNCEGKANFLIVGNTVKALQQMAAYYRGLFHFPIIGLTGSNGKTIVKEWLNFLLGPDYNIIRSPKSYNSQVGVPLSVLAINEQHNLGIFEAGISTGSEMEKLEPIIKPTIGILTSIGSAHDEGFSSLEEKIKEKMLLFEDSEVVIYQKNDTVDSCISKNTKAFTWSFLSEEADVFVFKTALINDNTSIQYQYKGNSFELTIPFQDKASIENAISCLMVLLYFKYDEKTIQNRMGLLYPVEMRLKVKNGINNCSIIDDSYSSDFQSLKIALDFLESQNKRQKKTLILSDIFQSGLTNEDLYSKVAQLIVSNKITRVIGIGEVISSFENKFTNCITFKNTEAFISSFDDLNFNNETILIKGARTFHFEEIVALLEEKTHETVLEINLNGISHNLNFFKSKLKPKTKIMVMVKAFGYGSGGFEIAKLLEHHKVDYLGVAFADEGISLKNGGINLPIMVLNPETTSFAAIIQHQLEPEIYSLKGLRAFLKIAEQKKLKHFPIHIKLDTGMHRLGFEHNTIDDLIATLKGNQTIKIKSILSHMATSDDLEHSDFAHSQIDLFEKLSSKLMTELEIKPIRHILNTSGISNYPEAQYDMVRLGIGLYGVSNDSEEQKYLENVGTLKSVISQIRTIPAGESVGYGRRFMAEKPTRIATIPIGYADGISRGWGNGVGFVTIKNEKAPILGSICMDMLMVDVSEIDCKEGDAVIIFGESPTVNYIAQKLNTIPYEILTSVSQRVKRVFYR; this comes from the coding sequence ATGAGTCTAAAAATCCAAAATATAATTCCACAAATTCAGGCTGAATTTGTTGGCAATAAAAGCTCTGCTTCAATTGATGCAATTTCCATTGATAGTCGTTCGTTGCAAAATGGTTCGCAAACCCTGTTTTTTGCTTTGGTTGGAACCAATAATGATGCGCATATTTACATCAAGGATTTAATTGAAAAAGGGGTTCAGAGCTTTGTCGTTAACCATATTCCGGATAATTGCGAAGGCAAAGCTAATTTTCTGATTGTTGGAAATACAGTAAAAGCCTTGCAGCAAATGGCCGCCTATTATCGCGGTCTGTTTCATTTTCCTATTATTGGATTGACAGGAAGTAATGGTAAAACGATAGTAAAGGAATGGCTTAATTTTTTATTAGGCCCAGATTATAATATTATTCGAAGCCCCAAAAGTTACAACTCACAAGTAGGAGTCCCTTTGTCAGTTTTGGCAATTAATGAACAACACAATCTCGGTATTTTTGAAGCCGGAATTTCTACCGGTTCCGAAATGGAAAAACTGGAGCCTATTATCAAACCCACGATTGGGATTTTGACGAGTATTGGTTCCGCACATGATGAAGGGTTTTCAAGTTTAGAAGAAAAAATAAAAGAGAAAATGCTCCTTTTTGAAGATTCAGAAGTAGTTATTTATCAAAAAAATGACACTGTTGATTCTTGTATTTCTAAAAATACAAAAGCATTTACATGGAGTTTTCTTTCAGAAGAAGCGGATGTTTTTGTGTTTAAAACGGCACTCATAAATGACAACACAAGTATTCAATACCAATACAAAGGAAATTCGTTTGAATTGACCATTCCGTTTCAGGATAAAGCGTCGATTGAAAATGCAATTTCGTGTTTGATGGTTTTATTGTATTTTAAATATGATGAAAAGACGATTCAAAACAGAATGGGATTGTTGTATCCGGTCGAAATGCGTTTGAAAGTTAAAAACGGAATCAACAATTGCAGTATCATTGATGACAGTTATAGTTCCGACTTTCAATCGCTTAAAATAGCGTTGGATTTTCTCGAAAGTCAAAATAAACGCCAAAAAAAGACATTAATATTATCGGATATTTTTCAAAGTGGTTTAACAAATGAAGACTTATATTCGAAAGTTGCCCAATTGATAGTTTCTAACAAAATAACCCGAGTTATCGGGATTGGAGAAGTTATCTCCTCATTCGAAAATAAATTTACGAATTGTATCACTTTCAAGAATACCGAAGCATTTATATCCAGTTTCGATGATTTGAATTTCAACAATGAAACGATTTTGATTAAAGGAGCGCGCACATTTCATTTTGAGGAAATTGTAGCTTTATTAGAAGAGAAAACACACGAAACCGTTCTTGAAATTAACTTGAACGGCATCAGTCATAATCTGAATTTCTTCAAATCAAAGCTGAAACCCAAAACTAAAATAATGGTGATGGTTAAAGCTTTTGGTTATGGAAGCGGGGGGTTTGAAATAGCTAAATTACTGGAACATCACAAAGTGGATTACCTGGGTGTGGCTTTCGCCGATGAAGGAATCTCGTTAAAAAATGGCGGAATTAATTTACCAATTATGGTATTGAATCCGGAAACTACCAGTTTTGCGGCAATCATTCAACACCAGTTAGAGCCTGAAATTTATAGTTTGAAAGGATTACGTGCCTTCTTGAAAATTGCCGAGCAAAAAAAATTGAAACATTTTCCTATTCATATAAAGCTCGACACTGGAATGCATCGATTGGGATTTGAGCACAATACAATTGATGATTTGATTGCGACTTTAAAAGGAAATCAAACCATTAAAATAAAAAGTATTTTATCGCACATGGCTACCAGTGACGATTTAGAACACAGTGATTTTGCGCATTCGCAAATTGATTTGTTTGAGAAATTATCCTCAAAATTAATGACCGAATTAGAGATAAAACCCATTCGGCATATTTTAAATACTTCGGGAATTAGTAATTATCCAGAGGCACAATACGATATGGTTCGCTTGGGAATTGGTCTTTATGGCGTTTCAAATGACAGTGAAGAACAGAAGTATTTAGAAAATGTAGGAACGCTTAAGTCAGTTATTTCACAAATCAGAACCATTCCTGCAGGTGAAAGTGTAGGCTATGGCCGACGATTTATGGCTGAGAAACCTACAAGAATAGCAACAATTCCTATTGGTTATGCAGATGGAATTTCAAGAGGTTGGGGAAATGGAGTAGGTTTTGTGACTATTAAAAATGAAAAAGCACCTATTCTTGGCAGTATTTGTATGGATATGTTAATGGTAGATGTCAGCGAAATTGATTGCAAAGAAGGGGATGCTGTAATTATTTTTGGCGAAAGCCCAACGGTAAATTATATAGCCCAAAAATTGAATACCATACCTTACGAGATACTTACCAGTGTTTCTCAACGAGTAAAGCGGGTATTTTATCGATAA
- a CDS encoding porin family protein, with protein MRLFLSCFLLLSVFPVFSQESVAPVSAPKVKIDSLYREDQFYFGFTYNTLLNKPAGLSQSKLSAGFSAGFLRDMPINKNRTVAIASGVGFSYNNYNQNLAISKTDQTPVYSIIDAGTTFSKNKFSQLLVEVPLEFRWRTSTYESYKFWRIYGGFKFSYLIYDRSIYNDAQGKIVVSGNKDFNKFLYGAYISSGYNTINVYAYYGLNSLFKSAKIDGKPIDMTSMNIGIIFYIL; from the coding sequence ATGCGATTATTCCTGAGTTGTTTTCTTTTATTATCTGTTTTTCCTGTTTTTTCGCAAGAAAGTGTGGCTCCGGTTAGTGCTCCAAAAGTAAAAATTGATTCGTTGTACAGAGAAGATCAGTTTTACTTTGGATTTACCTACAATACGTTATTGAATAAGCCTGCGGGCTTGTCTCAAAGTAAATTATCAGCGGGTTTTTCAGCGGGTTTTCTTAGGGATATGCCAATAAATAAAAATAGGACTGTTGCAATAGCTTCGGGAGTTGGTTTTTCATATAATAATTACAATCAGAATCTTGCCATTTCAAAAACGGATCAAACACCAGTTTATTCTATTATTGATGCTGGAACAACCTTTAGTAAAAATAAATTTTCGCAACTGTTAGTTGAGGTTCCTCTAGAGTTCAGATGGAGAACATCAACGTATGAAAGCTATAAATTTTGGAGAATTTACGGCGGATTTAAATTTAGTTATTTGATATATGATCGATCCATTTATAATGATGCTCAAGGGAAAATAGTTGTTTCGGGCAATAAAGATTTTAATAAATTTTTATACGGTGCCTACATTTCATCGGGGTATAATACTATAAATGTATATGCGTATTACGGTTTAAATTCGCTGTTCAAATCGGCTAAAATTGATGGTAAACCCATCGATATGACTTCTATGAATATTGGAATAATTTTTTATATTCTATAG
- the gnd gene encoding phosphogluconate dehydrogenase (NAD(+)-dependent, decarboxylating) — protein sequence MQIGIIGLGKMGFNLALNLQRNGYEVVAQDVNTDFVTKLGLEGITTAHSVNELCEKLTDRKVIWLMVPAGEIVDGVITSLIPFLEKNDIIIDGGNSNYKDSKLRYSQLKELGIDFLDCGTSGGTSGALNGACTMIGGDAAVFEYVAQLFKDISVENGHLYTGAAGSGHFTKMVHNGIEYGMMQSIAEGFEVFEHSEFDIDFEKTAKLFNHGSVVRSWLMELTENAFSKDPKLDSIKGIMHSSGEGKWTLETALDLGVPTPVIALSIMMRYRSQMQDTFSGKVVAALRNEFGGHAVEKNE from the coding sequence ATGCAAATTGGAATTATAGGATTAGGAAAAATGGGCTTCAACCTTGCCCTTAATTTACAGCGAAATGGTTACGAAGTAGTAGCCCAAGATGTAAACACAGACTTTGTAACAAAACTAGGCTTGGAAGGAATTACAACTGCACATTCCGTAAACGAATTGTGTGAAAAACTGACTGACCGAAAAGTGATTTGGTTAATGGTTCCCGCTGGCGAAATTGTAGACGGAGTAATCACTTCCCTAATTCCTTTTTTAGAAAAAAATGACATTATTATTGACGGAGGAAACTCGAACTATAAAGATTCGAAACTCCGTTATTCCCAATTAAAAGAGCTTGGCATCGACTTCTTGGATTGCGGAACTTCGGGCGGAACGTCAGGAGCCTTGAATGGTGCTTGTACGATGATAGGCGGAGACGCAGCCGTATTTGAATATGTAGCGCAGCTTTTCAAGGATATTTCTGTCGAAAATGGACATCTTTATACCGGTGCAGCCGGAAGTGGACATTTTACTAAAATGGTTCACAACGGAATAGAATACGGCATGATGCAATCTATTGCCGAAGGTTTTGAGGTTTTTGAACATTCTGAATTTGACATTGATTTCGAAAAAACAGCTAAACTCTTCAATCATGGCTCTGTGGTACGCAGTTGGTTAATGGAACTCACCGAAAATGCTTTTTCGAAAGACCCTAAATTAGACAGCATTAAAGGAATCATGCATTCTTCAGGCGAAGGGAAATGGACATTAGAAACTGCTTTGGATTTAGGCGTTCCTACTCCAGTTATTGCACTTTCAATCATGATGCGTTACCGTTCCCAAATGCAGGATACCTTCTCAGGAAAAGTGGTAGCAGCACTTCGCAATGAATTTGGCGGTCATGCCGTCGAAAAGAATGAGTGA
- a CDS encoding gluconate:H+ symporter has product MSILILIASILLLLVLISAVKLNAFISLIIASLFVGITKGMAFPDIINSLQQGIGSTLGSLILIIALGVILGNILSDSGAAQRISTVMIRSFGIKHIKWAMLLTGFAVGISMFYNAGFVILIPMVFAVAKSTKQPIIYLGIAMASALSVTHGFLPPHPGPTAIAVIFKADIGKTLLYGLVIAIPTLLLAGIIFPEFIKKIVANPPKGLFESKTFEENEMPSFGISFLTALIPVILMALATTSELTLPETSSFRHILAFIGNPTTSMLIAVLFAIVFLGINRGRKMQVIMDKSSSALSSATMIIMIIAAGGAFKQVLIDSGIGTDLAASFEQSTLSPLLLGWLIATIIRIALGSATVAGLTAAGIVQPLVVSSGISPELMVLSIGAGSLMCSHVNDTGFWMFKEYFGISISDTFKTWTVMETIIGIMGLAGVLLLNLFVG; this is encoded by the coding sequence ATGTCCATATTGATTTTAATTGCAAGTATACTCTTATTGCTTGTTTTGATATCCGCGGTAAAACTCAATGCCTTTATTTCATTGATTATTGCTTCTCTTTTTGTGGGAATTACTAAAGGCATGGCCTTTCCTGATATCATAAACTCATTGCAACAGGGAATTGGTAGTACATTGGGATCCTTGATTTTGATTATCGCTTTGGGAGTTATCTTAGGAAACATCCTTTCGGATAGTGGTGCGGCACAACGGATAAGTACGGTAATGATACGGTCTTTCGGTATAAAACACATCAAATGGGCGATGCTGCTTACCGGTTTTGCAGTAGGTATTTCGATGTTTTACAATGCTGGTTTTGTGATTTTGATTCCTATGGTTTTCGCTGTCGCAAAAAGCACAAAACAACCCATAATTTATCTTGGAATTGCTATGGCTTCTGCACTTTCGGTGACACACGGTTTTTTGCCACCTCATCCGGGACCAACAGCCATTGCCGTAATTTTTAAGGCAGATATTGGAAAAACATTACTTTACGGATTGGTGATTGCTATTCCAACGTTACTACTTGCAGGTATTATTTTTCCGGAATTCATCAAGAAAATTGTAGCCAATCCTCCCAAAGGATTATTTGAAAGTAAAACATTTGAAGAAAATGAAATGCCCTCTTTCGGCATCAGTTTTCTTACGGCTCTAATTCCGGTTATCTTAATGGCATTGGCAACAACAAGCGAATTAACCTTACCCGAAACATCTTCATTCCGTCATATTCTTGCATTCATTGGAAATCCAACGACTTCGATGCTCATTGCAGTATTATTTGCAATTGTATTTTTAGGCATCAATCGCGGCCGGAAAATGCAGGTTATTATGGACAAATCCAGTTCGGCACTGAGTTCTGCTACCATGATTATTATGATTATTGCGGCTGGTGGGGCATTCAAACAAGTATTAATTGACAGCGGTATTGGTACTGATTTAGCTGCTTCTTTCGAACAATCAACACTTTCTCCTTTACTTTTAGGTTGGTTAATTGCGACAATTATTCGCATTGCATTGGGTTCAGCAACCGTTGCCGGATTAACGGCGGCAGGAATTGTGCAGCCTTTGGTTGTTAGTTCGGGGATAAGTCCTGAATTAATGGTATTGTCTATAGGTGCAGGAAGTTTAATGTGTTCGCATGTGAATGATACGGGATTCTGGATGTTCAAAGAGTATTTCGGAATCAGTATTTCAGATACATTTAAAACATGGACGGTGATGGAAACGATAATCGGAATAATGGGATTAGCTGGCGTATTGTTACTGAATTTATTTGTGGGATAA
- a CDS encoding gluconokinase — translation MEQFYIGIDIGTTATKAVCFDKTGKVIRQFTQSYPMYHPKPDWSIQKPAEILDAVLQCINEITKEIKPEFISFSSAMQSIIAIDKTGKPITDAILWADNRAHSLAEALKESGQGLHFYQKTGIPIHTFSPMTKIAWLKENDITPFSKAFKFISIKEYIWHHLTGEYVTDSSMASGTGLMNIHTLEWDLDILDYLKIEESQLPAIISPMHQSKGLFDGFHYILGGGDGVLANLGTGAMEKGRMALSIGTSGAVRLPVDKPFIDSKMRTQCYHLIDNKYLKLGAVNNGAIVLQWLKESILKTDESFEELFELAETIPAGSEGLLFVPYLLGERAPIWDASAQGTLLGIRIIHSKAHLIRATLEGILFGLLSITEILLPNSGERHKITVMASGGFGKSELWLQMVADIFQMKVIVAETIEASAWGAVLIGFKARGITVSNHPKIGKTFLPNKDSKEIYEQSFDKFKKVYPLLKDI, via the coding sequence ATGGAGCAGTTTTATATCGGAATAGACATTGGCACCACAGCAACTAAAGCAGTGTGTTTTGACAAAACAGGGAAAGTGATTCGTCAATTTACCCAGTCATACCCCATGTATCACCCAAAACCTGATTGGAGTATACAAAAACCAGCGGAAATTTTAGATGCCGTTTTACAATGCATTAACGAGATCACAAAGGAAATCAAGCCGGAATTCATCAGTTTTAGTTCGGCAATGCAAAGTATAATTGCAATAGATAAAACTGGAAAACCGATTACTGATGCGATTCTATGGGCAGATAATCGAGCTCATTCATTGGCCGAAGCATTAAAAGAATCAGGACAAGGACTTCATTTTTATCAAAAAACAGGAATCCCTATTCATACTTTTTCACCCATGACAAAAATTGCCTGGTTGAAAGAAAATGACATAACACCCTTTTCCAAGGCTTTCAAATTCATTAGTATTAAAGAATACATTTGGCATCATCTTACGGGAGAATATGTAACTGATTCCTCGATGGCTTCCGGAACTGGCTTAATGAACATTCATACTCTAGAATGGGATTTGGATATTTTGGATTATTTAAAAATAGAAGAATCGCAACTTCCCGCTATTATTAGTCCAATGCATCAAAGCAAAGGACTATTCGATGGTTTTCATTATATTTTGGGTGGTGGTGACGGCGTATTGGCAAATTTAGGAACAGGAGCAATGGAAAAAGGACGTATGGCGTTATCTATTGGAACCAGCGGTGCGGTGCGTTTGCCAGTTGACAAACCTTTTATTGATTCCAAAATGCGAACGCAATGTTACCATTTGATAGACAATAAATACTTAAAATTAGGAGCCGTAAATAATGGCGCAATTGTTTTGCAATGGCTGAAAGAATCCATTTTAAAAACAGATGAATCTTTTGAAGAATTATTCGAACTAGCAGAAACAATTCCTGCAGGCTCTGAAGGCTTGCTTTTTGTCCCTTATTTATTAGGCGAAAGAGCACCTATTTGGGATGCTTCAGCACAAGGGACACTTTTAGGCATCCGCATTATCCATTCCAAAGCACACTTGATTCGTGCCACCTTAGAAGGAATTTTATTCGGATTGCTGAGCATCACTGAAATCTTACTTCCTAACTCTGGCGAAAGACATAAAATCACTGTAATGGCGAGCGGTGGTTTTGGAAAAAGTGAACTCTGGCTACAGATGGTCGCTGATATTTTCCAAATGAAAGTAATCGTCGCAGAAACTATTGAAGCATCTGCTTGGGGGGCTGTTTTAATTGGGTTTAAAGCTAGAGGAATCACCGTTTCAAATCATCCCAAAATTGGAAAAACCTTTTTACCTAATAAAGATTCTAAAGAAATCTATGAGCAAAGTTTTGATAAATTCAAAAAGGTCTATCCTTTGTTAAAAGATATTTAG
- a CDS encoding asparaginase, giving the protein MLSKAKILLIYTGGTIGMSKDFETGALKAFNFSKLLQRIPELKQLDCEIETISFEIPIDSSNMNPHEWAKIGSIIEENYAAFDGFVVLHGSDTMSYSASALSFMLENLSKPVIFTGSQLPIGDLRTDAKENLITAIQIASLRENGKAVIREVCLYFEYKLYRGNRTIKINAEHFKAFTSPNYPALIESGVHLNRNNELFLPIPRVRKLKVHKDLDTNVVIIKMFPGISETVLSAIFNIQNLKGIVLETYGSGNAPTEEWFIDLLIKAIEKGLYIINVTQCSGGSVNMGQYETSTGMKKIGVISGKDITTEAAITKLMYLLSQKIEAKDFKTIFETSLRGEMV; this is encoded by the coding sequence ATGTTATCTAAAGCTAAAATACTGCTCATTTATACTGGTGGAACCATTGGTATGAGTAAAGATTTTGAAACTGGTGCGCTCAAGGCTTTCAATTTTAGTAAATTATTGCAACGGATTCCTGAACTGAAACAATTAGATTGTGAAATAGAGACTATTTCTTTCGAAATTCCCATTGATTCTTCTAATATGAATCCTCACGAATGGGCCAAAATTGGTTCGATTATAGAAGAAAATTATGCGGCCTTTGATGGATTTGTCGTACTTCATGGATCAGATACTATGTCGTATTCAGCATCGGCATTGAGTTTTATGCTCGAAAATTTGTCGAAACCAGTTATTTTTACCGGTTCGCAGTTGCCTATTGGAGATTTGCGTACGGATGCCAAAGAGAATCTGATTACCGCAATCCAAATCGCATCTTTGCGTGAAAATGGAAAAGCTGTAATAAGAGAAGTTTGCCTTTATTTTGAATATAAATTATATCGAGGTAACCGAACAATTAAAATAAATGCAGAACATTTCAAAGCATTTACATCCCCAAATTACCCTGCTTTGATAGAATCTGGGGTTCATTTAAATAGGAATAACGAATTGTTTTTACCGATACCAAGAGTTAGGAAATTAAAGGTTCATAAGGATTTAGATACTAATGTAGTCATCATAAAAATGTTTCCTGGAATTAGTGAAACGGTTTTGTCAGCTATTTTTAATATTCAAAATCTTAAAGGAATTGTATTAGAAACCTATGGGTCAGGTAATGCTCCAACCGAAGAGTGGTTTATAGATTTATTGATAAAAGCCATTGAAAAAGGATTGTATATCATTAATGTTACACAATGTTCGGGCGGAAGCGTTAATATGGGTCAATATGAAACTAGCACTGGAATGAAGAAAATAGGAGTAATTTCAGGAAAAGACATCACTACCGAAGCAGCGATCACAAAATTAATGTATTTATTGAGTCAAAAAATTGAGGCAAAAGATTTCAAAACGATTTTTGAAACTTCTTTACGGGGTGAAATGGTATAA
- a CDS encoding 1-acyl-sn-glycerol-3-phosphate acyltransferase: protein MQKFDAIRPFYDSEINEALQSVIHHPMMKALMNFSFPDVADEVWKEQLRKTHSIRDFQCNFIYNSVQKVLEKSSEGLTTSGFENLEPNTAYLFISNHRDILLDTTLLNAALFEHGLVMTASAIGDNLVKKSFLNTLAKLNRNFLVQRGLTPREMLQSSKLLSEYIGNLLLHENRSVWIAQREGRTKDGNDATNPGVLKMLGMASDEKNLMDYFKKLKIVPVSISYEYDPTDALKMPQLMAEANNEVYIKEENEDFMTILSGALGQKKRIHIHIGKVLDTEIDAIGAINDNCNKQILALAQVIDDSILSNYKLWPTNYIAYDIVNKINTHSHLYTENEKSLFERRLEMRIDETNPIALQGFLAMYSNPVVNKSKYHNVI from the coding sequence ATGCAGAAATTTGACGCTATTCGGCCATTTTATGACTCTGAAATTAACGAGGCTCTTCAAAGTGTGATTCATCATCCTATGATGAAAGCATTAATGAATTTTTCTTTTCCGGATGTTGCTGACGAAGTTTGGAAAGAGCAACTTCGAAAAACGCATTCTATTCGTGATTTTCAATGCAATTTTATTTATAACTCCGTTCAGAAAGTGCTAGAAAAAAGCTCAGAAGGATTAACTACTTCGGGTTTCGAAAATTTAGAGCCTAATACGGCTTACTTATTTATTTCGAATCATCGAGATATTCTTTTAGATACTACTTTGTTGAACGCAGCTTTATTTGAGCATGGATTAGTGATGACGGCTTCTGCAATTGGAGATAATTTGGTGAAAAAATCTTTTTTGAACACTTTAGCAAAATTGAATCGTAATTTTCTCGTTCAACGTGGCTTAACGCCAAGGGAAATGTTGCAAAGTTCAAAGTTATTATCAGAATATATAGGTAATTTATTGCTTCATGAAAATCGTTCAGTTTGGATTGCTCAACGCGAAGGAAGGACTAAAGATGGGAATGATGCGACAAATCCAGGTGTTTTAAAAATGTTGGGAATGGCTTCTGATGAAAAGAATTTGATGGATTATTTCAAAAAACTTAAAATCGTCCCAGTTTCCATTTCCTATGAATACGACCCAACTGACGCTTTGAAAATGCCTCAATTAATGGCTGAAGCCAATAATGAAGTGTACATAAAAGAAGAGAATGAAGATTTTATGACCATTCTTAGCGGCGCTTTGGGACAGAAGAAAAGAATTCACATTCACATAGGAAAAGTTTTAGATACAGAAATAGATGCAATCGGCGCTATAAATGACAATTGTAACAAGCAAATATTAGCTTTGGCACAAGTTATTGATGACTCAATATTGTCAAATTATAAACTGTGGCCGACCAATTATATTGCTTATGATATTGTTAATAAAATCAATACTCATTCCCATCTTTATACAGAAAATGAGAAATCACTTTTTGAACGTAGGTTAGAGATGCGTATTGATGAAACTAATCCCATTGCATTACAAGGATTTTTAGCTATGTATTCTAATCCTGTAGTTAATAAATCAAAATACCATAATGTTATCTAA
- a CDS encoding TatD family hydrolase — protein sequence METNTIITDTHTHLYSEEFDQDRNEMIQRAINAGVSRFFIPAIDSSCTASMYELEKNYPENVFLMMGLHPTYVKENYLEELQHVENELEKRKFYAIGEIGIDLYWDKTHLEEQQIAFRFQIRLAKKYKLPIVIHCREAFDEIFEILEDEKSDDLFGIFHCFSGTYEQAQKAISYNMKLGIGGVVTFKNGKIDQFLNQIDLKYIVLETDSPYLAPIPYRGKRNESSYLVNVVNKLSDIYGLTPNEIATITTENSKAIFGI from the coding sequence TTGGAAACAAATACAATAATCACCGACACACACACGCATTTATATTCTGAGGAATTTGATCAGGATCGAAATGAAATGATACAAAGAGCTATAAATGCCGGTGTTTCTCGTTTTTTTATTCCTGCAATCGATTCGTCTTGTACAGCTTCAATGTATGAATTAGAGAAAAATTATCCGGAGAATGTTTTCTTGATGATGGGTTTGCATCCCACGTATGTAAAAGAGAATTATCTCGAAGAGCTGCAGCATGTTGAAAATGAATTAGAGAAAAGGAAATTTTATGCTATAGGTGAAATTGGGATTGATTTGTATTGGGATAAAACCCATTTAGAAGAACAACAGATTGCTTTCAGATTTCAAATTCGATTGGCAAAAAAATATAAGTTACCTATTGTCATTCATTGCCGAGAAGCTTTTGATGAAATTTTTGAAATTTTGGAAGATGAAAAATCGGATGATTTATTTGGTATTTTTCATTGTTTTTCAGGTACATACGAACAAGCTCAAAAAGCAATTTCCTATAATATGAAGCTTGGAATAGGAGGTGTCGTCACTTTTAAAAACGGTAAAATTGATCAGTTTTTGAATCAAATAGATTTAAAATACATTGTTTTAGAAACGGATTCCCCATATTTAGCGCCTATTCCTTATAGAGGAAAAAGAAATGAAAGTAGCTACCTTGTAAATGTTGTAAATAAGTTATCCGATATTTATGGTCTGACGCCAAATGAAATTGCAACAATAACAACAGAGAATTCTAAAGCTATTTTTGGGATTTAA
- a CDS encoding retropepsin-like aspartic protease translates to MKNLHEILKKENYKKIKFKITKTQHLLIKAKINGIIGNFILDTGASNSCVGFESIDLFSLEAMKSKTKASGAGANGMFTQIAFKNKLQLGNWKDLEFDLVIFDLSHVNEALIQHKSKPVHGIIGADVLMKGKAIVDYYNHYLYLLK, encoded by the coding sequence ATGAAAAACCTGCACGAAATCCTTAAAAAAGAAAATTACAAGAAAATAAAATTTAAAATTACCAAAACACAGCATCTTTTAATAAAGGCAAAAATCAATGGTATCATAGGAAACTTTATTTTGGATACAGGTGCCTCAAATAGTTGTGTGGGATTTGAAAGTATTGATTTATTTTCATTGGAAGCAATGAAATCTAAAACTAAAGCTTCAGGTGCAGGGGCAAACGGAATGTTTACACAAATTGCTTTTAAAAATAAACTTCAATTGGGTAATTGGAAAGATTTGGAGTTTGACCTCGTTATTTTTGATTTATCCCATGTAAATGAAGCCTTGATCCAACACAAATCAAAACCAGTACATGGCATTATAGGTGCCGATGTTTTAATGAAAGGCAAAGCGATTGTGGATTATTACAATCATTATTTGTACTTATTGAAATAA